A DNA window from Microcystis aeruginosa NIES-843 contains the following coding sequences:
- the gloB gene encoding hydroxyacylglutathione hydrolase, translating to MEIERLNALSDNYIFLLYDPAQKIAAVVDPAEPEPVFRRLEALQVDLVAIFNTHHHGDHVGANQALINRYPHLCVYGGKEDRGRIPGQQLFLEEGDRVEFAGRWAEVFFVPGHTRAHIAYYFPPVNPGDYGELFCGDTLFSGGCGRLFEGTPGQMVASLTKLRSLPDQTRVWCAHEYTLNNLKFALTVDPNNAALQQRYREVEKHRAEDLPTIPAILGTEKLTNPFLRWDSPALAMTMDSSEPVQVFARLRGKKDNF from the coding sequence ATGGAGATCGAACGTCTTAACGCCCTTTCCGATAATTATATTTTCCTCCTCTACGATCCGGCGCAAAAAATCGCGGCCGTGGTGGATCCGGCGGAACCTGAACCCGTTTTCAGGCGATTAGAGGCTTTACAGGTGGATTTAGTCGCTATTTTCAATACCCATCACCACGGCGACCATGTGGGGGCTAATCAGGCTTTAATTAATCGTTATCCCCATCTTTGTGTTTATGGGGGAAAGGAGGATCGCGGTCGCATTCCGGGCCAGCAGCTGTTTTTAGAGGAGGGGGATCGGGTGGAATTTGCCGGTCGCTGGGCCGAGGTTTTCTTTGTCCCCGGCCACACTCGCGCTCATATTGCCTATTATTTTCCCCCGGTTAACCCCGGAGATTACGGCGAGTTATTCTGTGGTGATACCCTGTTTTCTGGGGGTTGTGGTCGTTTATTTGAGGGAACACCGGGCCAAATGGTGGCTTCTTTAACTAAATTGCGATCGCTTCCCGACCAGACCAGGGTTTGGTGCGCTCACGAATATACGTTAAATAATTTAAAGTTTGCCTTGACAGTTGACCCTAATAATGCTGCTCTGCAACAGCGTTATCGGGAAGTGGAAAAACATCGCGCTGAAGATCTTCCCACGATTCCGGCAATTTTGGGGACGGAAAAGCTGACTAATCCTTTTTTGCGCTGGGATAGTCCCGCTTTGGCCATGACCATGGATAGCAGCGAACCAGTACAAGTGTTTGCACGGCTGCGGGGGAAAAAAGATAATTTTTAG
- a CDS encoding type II toxin-antitoxin system antitoxin SocA domain-containing protein translates to MTIKFRFHPEKAVEAAAILLKLHGKPMKYLGLLKMLYIADRLALKTMDQPITGDRYSHFN, encoded by the coding sequence ATGACGATCAAATTTCGGTTTCATCCAGAGAAAGCAGTTGAAGCCGCTGCTATACTCTTAAAGCTGCACGGCAAACCGATGAAGTATTTAGGGTTGCTGAAAATGCTCTATATAGCTGACCGTCTTGCTTTAAAAACCATGGATCAACCAATTACTGGGGATAGATATAGTCATTTCAATTAA